In Synchiropus splendidus isolate RoL2022-P1 chromosome 15, RoL_Sspl_1.0, whole genome shotgun sequence, the genomic stretch gtgatttttttttttagactaaATTTCTGATATAGACCTTTTATTTAGTATTATTATACTGAATTTCTGCTACTGATTCTTTTCATCCCATGTTGGTTTCAATATACAAGTTTACAAAATACAAATTTTCAAATAGAAATTTGATTGAACCGGAAATTCAAACTCTGCTTTCAatgctgaaaataaaatctgGATTAGAAATACATATTCAATTTccgaaaacccatttcagcagATGTTGCAATGAGAACCTGCACCTGGAGAGGCTATCTTCGATTTTCGATAAGTCTAAGGAGGAGGAGTTGTGCTCGCGTTTTATCCTTTGAATGGAATTTCTGAGTGAAAATATGGAGGAGCAGGAAACAGTGGCTTTTTTTGGTGCTCCTTCCATTCACTTTCAATGGGAACATTTGGGGATAAACCCTGTTATATCTTAGGAATTCTGGGTCATAGAAAGATTCCCATGTTTTGGCTTTTGAACAGTGTTGATACAATGAAGACTGCTcaaaaaatggaatggaatgagATAAGCACACACTTGAAAATGGAAGCAGCAATAGTGTGAATGAATCATCCACACAATGAATTACAGCACTGTGTATAGATGGGTTCTGATACATAACACCGCACAGACCTGGTCAAAAATGCCCATGGCCAACACGGGAAGGGACGTGTAGACGATATTGAAGAGAGTGATGAAGTACTGGTCATACACAGtctgaaaacagaagaacaCAGCGTCAAACATTTGCCATCCCTGACGTCACCTTCCTTGTCGACCTCTGACCTGAGCTGAGAAGCCACAGAAGAAGGCGAACCAAAAGTGCACCATGGTGAAGGCAAAGTTCTTGTAGAAGAAGTAGCAGAGGAATCGGCACATGCGCAGGTAGGACCAGCGACCGtgcaccagcaggaggcgctgcaggAAGCGGAACTGGGAGAAGGAGTAATCGCTGGCCAGCACAGCCTGAATCCCCTCCTGACCTGAGATGCCAACTCCGATATGAGCACCTGGATAACAAGGAGGTGCAAGTGCAGGGCCATTTTGATGTGCTGATCTGATCATTTCTGCAGAATCACAAACGTACTCTTGATCATGCTAACATCATTAGCCCCGTCGCCTATCGCCAGTGTGACGGCCTTCTTGTGCTTCTTGATCAGTTCCACCACCTGAGCTTTCTGCAGCGGCGTCACTCTGCAGCAGATCACCGCCTTGCACGTGCACGCGGTCGAGATGAACTCGGCCTCCATGTCAGCCTCCAGGGCATGGGCCTGTTGTGTGGAGAAGACTGAGAAGAGTTGGTGAAACGCCCTTGTTTGGTAAGATCAGGACGTGTCGTACCAGACTGTGACCATGAACCACAAGGGCAAACTCCCCAGAGATGCTGTCCAGAATCGTCAACGGAAGAGGCGACTCCTTCTGTCTTCTGTCACAGTCTCCTTCCGTGCCGAGCCTTTCCGGTCCTTCTGTGCAACCGTTATTCTCAGTTTGTTTCCATGCGTCCATCATCTCCGCGTCCCCACACTCTTTGGTCTTTGACAACTCTATCATCATTTCTCTGGCTCTCCTGACAAGCAAGAAAACAGCCTCCGTATCAGAAGTTGTCCATCAGCTCATTCTTCAGGCCAGATTATCGCGTGGAAGTATTCCCACTCTACCATGTTCATAGtttgaacaaaagaaaactaaaaatgtAGTCACACATGCAGGGAAGGAATGTTTCTGAAAGAATTCAGTACAACAAGAAGTGAATAGTTTCGGTTTGTAGCCACATTTTCTTCAAGCTTCAGCGATTTCAGCAGTTTTTAGGTGTtgccttcacttcctcttcagGACTGACCTGAGTTCTTGTCGTACACCCTGGACTGTTTGGCCATTGATGACAAACACCTCACTCATATCATCCGTCAGCATCTTAGAGGAATAGCCGATGTTCACCGCCGTCTCTGTAAGATGACAAGATACATGCGGACAaagttgtttccttttttttaagtgaacaaAAATGTACCCTGTTTGTCTCCAGTTAAAACCCAAATCTTGATGTTGGCCAGCGAAAGGACAGCAATTGTCTCGGGGACTCCATCTTGCAGCTTATCCTCTATAGCTGTGGCACCCAGCAGCTAGAGACGCACAaataatacacttttttttaaacaataaaaaggtATCTTGGTTATAAGGATGGTCACAAGCTGCACAGACCATCATGTCCTGTTCGATTTGCTCATAAGCAGCTGACACCAGGTCGTCTCTGCAGCTGGAAGCCTTCTCTGCACAGCGAAGACTCTCTGACCATGACGCCCATTCGCTCTCTGACAGATCCCTGTAGGCCACAGCCAGAGTCCGGAGCCCGTCGGCTGCAAACTCCTGGGACAGACAGGCCCAAAACATACTCACCCCCACTCTTGTAGTATAATAAAGCTCATAATTCAAAAACATAGGTCATTTGAATTTGGGTGTGGAAGTGACAATTCCCACAAAATGCAATGCGTTGCACTATTTTtcgtccactagatggcagccgAGGCGCGTTACATTGCCTTACATTGAGGTGATCTGAGGTGATGTTGATCAGATTCTGACTGGAGGGGTGGAGTCTCTCCAAAAGCACAGTGTCGGCTCCTTTACAGTACAGACGGATCCTGCCCTCGGGGTTACGAACTGAAATGTACCAGGCAAAATACTGAGTTCATCAGCAGACAGGTGTTGCTAATCACGTAAGAGTCAAGGAAAGCACAACATAAACAGTCAATAACACGAACTATattcacaaaaacaatgtcactAACACAAGTGGGATGGAAACAGAAGGTGAGTCCAATGAGGTCCACAGAACACTGGACAGGTCAGGCACCATCACAGAGGAGGTGCTGCTGCAGGCGTGCATAAAAATGGACAGAAATCCAGAATAGTGTTGGGGTGGAGAGAATAGACTTAGAGTTTCTTGTGTCTCCCATGTGGGATTCACAGTGACTGAACTTCTGCTTTATGATCATACTGAGACGTCTTCATGTTTTGGAGGTTTGACTTTTGGGACTAAATGTGTCTCATGCAGCTGCTCAAAGAGGAAGTGTGTTCTGACAAAATACCAGAAGTGTTCCCATTAAGGGGGCTGCACACCTATGACAGACATCCTCTTCCGTATGTTGTTGAAGTCCAGTATGGCCAGCAGAGCGTAGGTGACTGTCCGGCCCGTTTCGCTGGTTGTTATGGTCCCTGGTGTCCGGGAGCGGAAGACAAAGCCAAAATTTCGTGCTGCCGTCACTAGAGCGCCCTCATCTGGAGACTGAGCTTTATAGACCAATTCTCCTGTGGATCAATGAAAACCAAGGCGATGAGTCTTTGCAGAAAGAGAGgacttctctgctgctctctcaCCCTCGCTCTTCTCTTCACTCATCACTGTGTGACAAAGCGACAGCAGGCGGAAAAACTCATGCGTGTGAGAGTCCCCCGCTTTCACTGACTCTAACAAGGCATCGTCATAGAAACAGAACTGGGGGTCAGCCAAGGGGTTAAAGCTGCTGAAGTCCAGTCTCTGGAAAATATATTACAGACACACTAGACAAAATGGCAAACttacacacaaaacaaattgGTATTTACCTTTAGCGCTGGACCAAGTGGGTCTACCATTTCACCtgggcacacaaacacagattttTATGAAAACATGCTATCTTAAATGAATACAGTTTAAGGTCAAAGTAGCAGTTACCAAAAGCTTTTCCATTAATGGAACACTTATTGAAGCTCATGATGTTCTGAGTCAGAGTCCCAGTCTTGTCGCTGAAGATGTATTCAACCTAAACATAAGACATTAATAGACATAAACATCTTGACACTAGCAGTCGGTGGTACAACATTTTTGGTAGGTCCATGATGAAATAAATTGCTGTCCTTAAGTAAAGcaaaagagaaacatttttcaaacaaagcaaacacttTGGTCCAACATTTAAGTAATTCTAATTTTTTTTCGCACGTGCTAGTGACGTGAAAATAAAAGGCAGAGCTACACTGCCCCCTACAGTATTTATTTGTAGTTGCATGTAGAACTTCAGTCATTTTGAATTGTGCTTTACATTTCTTCCGAATATTTTATCAACATAAAGCTCTACAAAACACTCTTGGTGTCATGTAGGATTCCATACCTGCCCAAGCTCCTCATTCAGAGTTGTGGTTCTGGCTTCAGCTGCTGTGTTAAATTCTGAGCAGAACATCTTCTGGTCCCAGTTGATGAAGTAGCTGTGACccaacctgatgacctccacgCTGATATGCAGAAACACTATAGATTAATATTGGAGTCCAGACTGAAGACAAAGTTTGAGCGTCTCACCTGACGTAGAGGGAAATGGGCACCACAGtgttgaggatgatgatgtAGGACCAGAAGGACAAGAAGGCTGAGAACAAGAAGTTGTCGACAGGGGGGTCCCAAGGCAGGTAGCTCTGAAACAGGGAGCCCACTTCTCGCTCCCATATGGCATTTCCCACCGTCAGTATCACACCCATACACACCAGGAAGCCGAAGATCTAACCACAACACATATTTCTTAGGTTGATGAAGCATGCTTTTTCCGGTCAACTCCACTTTTTTTAACCTCTCTCACACCATATATATCAAAAGCAACACTAATACTGTTCATATATTTTCTCACGTCAAAAGCTTGAGGTGTTTGCAATGGATTTTCATTCCCCACTAACAGATAACATGGTCTGAAACACCAACGCTGAAGAGTTCGTTCTCCTACCCATAGAACCAGAGTGTTCATCAGACGATCGATGCTTGTGCGTTTGAATTTGGTGGGACCGCTGTTCTGCATCAGCTTTGTATCTGGTCCTGAGGATAAAAATAAGAGGGATTTCAAATGCTGCTGGTGCCAATACACAGCAGTCAATCATCCCAAAAGCTCCATACAGCCATTTTTATTTACCACTGAAAcacagaggaagatgaagggcTACCACACCTGCAAAGATGACCAGGCCAAAGCAGGCCTCCGTGTTGCGGAGCACACACCCTCGCAAGAGCATGTTCTGGTTGGACAAGGTGTATTTCTTGCCTCTCCATTGCAGAATCCCACAGAAGCGATCCAGCTTGTTATTAGGAGTCTCACACACCACCTCCCCTGCATGTAAAGAACTGACTCAGATGCCTCAGTCTCAAACGTAGATCTTCCTAATGCACTTATGTAGCAATCGGGACGAGATAAATTCCTGTAAGTTAATATATTCCAGAGTGACAGATTTCTGCAGTAATTTCATCGGCtgcccaggtgtgtgtgtgtcgcacaGCATGACTGGAGGAGGTCGGGGGAAGGGGGAAGGAGACATAACCAAGAGGATGGTTTCAGGTCATTTCAGGGTCTCACCATCAAAAGAAGACAAATTGTTCGGGTCTCCAAGCTCTGACGTCACAGAGACAGACTGCCGCACCTTCATGTTGGTCTcactgagaaaaaaagagatCTGTACGTCTCATGACACTCTTACATTAAAGAGTGGGTTTACTGACCCGTCCAGTTCGGCTGTCTCGATGTAGCAGAGCCCATGAGGTTCAGTGCTGGACAACAATAGCAGGTCAGCCTGAATACACAAAGTCTTATTTACTGATCCATAAAACCCTCCACTCTCTGAGATGTTGGTTTGTGATGGAGGCTTAGTAAAATGACAACTTTTTAAACACACTTACTGCCACAAACTGGTTGTTCTCCAACTTGATAATATCGCCCACTCGGACGTTCATCCACTTTTCGTTTAGAATTCTGTTGAAGCACCACAACAGTTCACAAAAAACAACCACACAGCTTTACTTGTATCCTGAAATTATTGTCCTATAGATCCCCTTCGAATCAAACCCCTACTGAACAAATGCTGCACCACCTACTGGTCACCCCATTTTTACAGTCCAACATGCGGGGTGCGTTCCGGGTGAGCAAGGTGAGCACAGCACTGATCGGTGCCAACTGCTTGTTGCCATTCATATCCTCTGCCTTTTGGAAAACTGCCGTGTATAAACATTGTGCATGAATGTATAAGGTCACATGTAGTGTGGGAATGTTATGTTTTAATTAGATTGCATTTCAAGCTTCATAAGGAAAAAAATTTGGCTGGCCAGATTAGATCTTAAAACATATAACATAGATGAAGACTTagttaaaaatggaaaaaaaacagcgctGAAGCATTTACATCCTGGGTCCAGGCCACTGCAGCCACGCATGAATTGTTACCTTGCAGTTGAACCTTTGAATATCTATTTTATTGAATTAAGATTTGCTTAGCAACTACCAAAACCATTTatctgttttccattttttttattctttttatgtctaaaaacaaatgtgtacttttttttatatttaacaaaatttttttcacaagtatttctctatttatatattttcactCTCGATCTTGCTCCAAACTGTGGGGAAAGTAGATAGAATAAAGGGGTACGGTATGAGGCCAGAGGTGATTTGCGTTCCTTAAAAATGTAGAGAAAGGGAATAGTATCATCCTTTAGTTCCACAACTAGCATCCCAAAACAGGGAGTCACACTTGATTGTAGATAGATGTTGCCCCCAGTTATTGGACATGAGAAACTTAACTCACGCAGTTGAAGCTGtcatatttttcaataattttctTCCACTTCCTATAATAAAAGTTTCTGGTTGGGGATTggcatttcattttctctttttagtATGCTGTAAataagtgaaatgaaaacacacttaCACACCACGGATGAGGACCTGAGACTGCCGGTTGTTAACTTGGTTGTCGCTCTTGTGACGGaacttgaaaacacaaacaaaatgttgaGCATCATACTGCACCATCACCAGGGAACAGACAAGGTTACACAGCATGCTGCCTCACATAGTCATCAGAGGCATCCTTCACCGCAGTGATGCTCAGCACAAGAGCTAAAGGCACGATGGTGGTGAACCAGGACAGGGAGGAGACCTGAGGTATCAACTGGACAAAGAAACAGGTCGGTTGTGGAATCAGTAGGGACGTTAGTTTCAGTCAAGGCAAACGTGGGTGTAAGTGGACAAACACTGATACAGATTTATGCCAAAAAGGCTTAGTTACTAGACAGAAATGAAGGTTTTAGACTCGGAGAGGGAACTCATCtaaatcaaaacacacacacatcaccatctttgtggggtccgctcattaACACAATGCCTTTCCTCATCCTTAACTTAATCatacaaaacaaatggataaacttgaccaggactcttaaataaacttaaatgtaaggataatgaccttgttgttttgaagtcttcctcttcaaactgaggcttaaaccCCACAAAGACTTAAGTTCCCCACAAGGAACAACATTGGTCTTCATCAGGATAGATAAGCTTAAACACGCAcaataatgtttttatgtttcgtggggacatttcattgactttcatgctttccccagcctctcaccctaaacctaaccatccaaaacacatggatgaCCTTTACTAGGACCACTACCAAActaaaattcaattataattatttatttattattatttttacatttttatttaatttgaaaatatgaggcttaaccttgtggggaccagcaaaatgtccccacaaacgCATACGGTCGCCCCAAGTAGGTGTGTTTGTCCCTTCAAGCATatctagacacacacacagcattagACAAGACAAGCTCCTTAGTAGGCTTGAGTAGGTTCTCAATTATCCAGGTCAATGTGCTAAGAGGATTTATAGACGGCGACTTGGCTTAAAGTTTGGAACCTTTGAAAACACAACTCCAAATGGTTTCTGTGGACTTTGACAACacctgtttgtttctgtttctaaTCCCGTTCATAATTCCCACTTCCTTCTGACctcataaaaaatacataaataaataaagtgtctTTCACACAAACCTCGTGACTGAGACAATGTTATTCTGGACGTACAATACAAAGCAGGTGCAACACAAATTCAGATAACTAGGTCAAAAACAAGGgtccaaactggtcctcaaaggtgCATTTCTGTTCCAGCTCAACTA encodes the following:
- the atp8b2 gene encoding phospholipid-transporting ATPase ID isoform X2 — protein: MFRKRPPAEEERRVRANDREYNEKFQYASNCIKTSKYNLFTFLPINLFEQFQEVANTYFLFLLILQLIPQVSSLSWFTTIVPLALVLSITAVKDASDDYFRHKSDNQVNNRQSQVLIRGVILNEKWMNVRVGDIIKLENNQFVAADLLLLSSTEPHGLCYIETAELDGETNMKVRQSVSVTSELGDPNNLSSFDGEVVCETPNNKLDRFCGILQWRGKKYTLSNQNMLLRGCVLRNTEACFGLVIFAGPDTKLMQNSGPTKFKRTSIDRLMNTLVLWIFGFLVCMGVILTVGNAIWEREVGSLFQSYLPWDPPVDNFLFSAFLSFWSYIIILNTVVPISLYVSVEVIRLGHSYFINWDQKMFCSEFNTAAEARTTTLNEELGQVEYIFSDKTGTLTQNIMSFNKCSINGKAFGEMVDPLGPALKRLDFSSFNPLADPQFCFYDDALLESVKAGDSHTHEFFRLLSLCHTVMSEEKSEGELVYKAQSPDEGALVTAARNFGFVFRSRTPGTITTSETGRTVTYALLAILDFNNIRKRMSVIVRNPEGRIRLYCKGADTVLLERLHPSSQNLINITSDHLNEFAADGLRTLAVAYRDLSESEWASWSESLRCAEKASSCRDDLVSAAYEQIEQDMMLLGATAIEDKLQDGVPETIAVLSLANIKIWVLTGDKQETAVNIGYSSKMLTDDMSEVFVINGQTVQGVRQELRRAREMMIELSKTKECGDAEMMDAWKQTENNGCTEGPERLGTEGDCDRRQKESPLPLTILDSISGEFALVVHGHSLAHALEADMEAEFISTACTCKAVICCRVTPLQKAQVVELIKKHKKAVTLAIGDGANDVSMIKSAHIGVGISGQEGIQAVLASDYSFSQFRFLQRLLLVHGRWSYLRMCRFLCYFFYKNFAFTMVHFWFAFFCGFSAQTVYDQYFITLFNIVYTSLPVLAMGIFDQDVPDQQSVEYPKLYEPGQLNLLFNKREFFICITQGIYTSVVLFFVPYIVLSDATQTTGEPLADYQTFAVTTATALVIVVSVQISLDTGYWTVINHVFVWGSLGSYFAIMFVLHSQTLFRISPSQFNFIGSAQSTLLQPVVWLTIALATAICVVPVLAFRFLKSDLKPQLADAVRSAQLVDSRRKLSGGSDGFFRRPRSLSEGRLGARGGSRRSAYAFAHQEGFGELITSGKNMRLSTLALASFASRHSTSWIDTLRRKKNSCAPSNASGESSPAHSCASVSAPPLSNSSSVLGGSLETPIGEESSPSENTATVSSSLPQTPPVTTADLAAEQLRREPTAAEEADSQGGWKFNRGIAQVLSWTGLTGRPTASNAAEQLSKEAEPTV
- the atp8b2 gene encoding phospholipid-transporting ATPase ID isoform X3; its protein translation is MTTKKQKRFKGTKREKRQTEEERRVRANDREYNEKFQYASNCIKTSKYNLFTFLPINLFEQFQEVANTYFLFLLILQLIPQVSSLSWFTTIVPLALVLSITAVKDASDDYFRHKSDNQVNNRQSQVLIRGVILNEKWMNVRVGDIIKLENNQFVAADLLLLSSTEPHGLCYIETAELDGETNMKVRQSVSVTSELGDPNNLSSFDGEVVCETPNNKLDRFCGILQWRGKKYTLSNQNMLLRGCVLRNTEACFGLVIFAGPDTKLMQNSGPTKFKRTSIDRLMNTLVLWIFGFLVCMGVILTVGNAIWEREVGSLFQSYLPWDPPVDNFLFSAFLSFWSYIIILNTVVPISLYVSVEVIRLGHSYFINWDQKMFCSEFNTAAEARTTTLNEELGQVEYIFSDKTGTLTQNIMSFNKCSINGKAFGEMVDPLGPALKRLDFSSFNPLADPQFCFYDDALLESVKAGDSHTHEFFRLLSLCHTVMSEEKSEGELVYKAQSPDEGALVTAARNFGFVFRSRTPGTITTSETGRTVTYALLAILDFNNIRKRMSVIVRNPEGRIRLYCKGADTVLLERLHPSSQNLINITSDHLNEFAADGLRTLAVAYRDLSESEWASWSESLRCAEKASSCRDDLVSAAYEQIEQDMMLLGATAIEDKLQDGVPETIAVLSLANIKIWVLTGDKQETAVNIGYSSKMLTDDMSEVFVINGQTVQGVRQELRRAREMMIELSKTKECGDAEMMDAWKQTENNGCTEGPERLGTEGDCDRRQKESPLPLTILDSISGEFALVVHGHSLAHALEADMEAEFISTACTCKAVICCRVTPLQKAQVVELIKKHKKAVTLAIGDGANDVSMIKSAHIGVGISGQEGIQAVLASDYSFSQFRFLQRLLLVHGRWSYLRMCRFLCYFFYKNFAFTMVHFWFAFFCGFSAQTVYDQYFITLFNIVYTSLPVLAMGIFDQDVPDQQSVEYPKLYEPGQLNLLFNKREFFICITQGIYTSVVLFFVPYIVLSDATQTTGEPLADYQTFAVTTATALVIVVSVQISLDTGYWTVINHVFVWGSLGSYFAIMFVLHSQTLFRISPSQFNFIGSAQSTLLQPVVWLTIALATAICVVPVLAFRFLKSDLKPQLADAVRSAQLVDSRRKLSGGSDGFFRRPRSLSEGRLGARGGSRRSAYAFAHQEGFGELITSGKNMRLSTLALASFASRHSTSWIDTLRRKKNSCAPSNASGESSPAHSCASVSAPPLSNSSSVLGGSLETPIGEESSPSENTATVSSSLPQTPPVTTADLAAEQLRREPTAAEEADSQGGWKFNRGIAQVLSWTGLTGRPTASNAAEQLSKEAEPTV
- the atp8b2 gene encoding phospholipid-transporting ATPase ID isoform X1, whose product is MTRPRELSDKFFSALLSLQTKKQKRFKGTKREKRQTEEERRVRANDREYNEKFQYASNCIKTSKYNLFTFLPINLFEQFQEVANTYFLFLLILQLIPQVSSLSWFTTIVPLALVLSITAVKDASDDYFRHKSDNQVNNRQSQVLIRGVILNEKWMNVRVGDIIKLENNQFVAADLLLLSSTEPHGLCYIETAELDGETNMKVRQSVSVTSELGDPNNLSSFDGEVVCETPNNKLDRFCGILQWRGKKYTLSNQNMLLRGCVLRNTEACFGLVIFAGPDTKLMQNSGPTKFKRTSIDRLMNTLVLWIFGFLVCMGVILTVGNAIWEREVGSLFQSYLPWDPPVDNFLFSAFLSFWSYIIILNTVVPISLYVSVEVIRLGHSYFINWDQKMFCSEFNTAAEARTTTLNEELGQVEYIFSDKTGTLTQNIMSFNKCSINGKAFGEMVDPLGPALKRLDFSSFNPLADPQFCFYDDALLESVKAGDSHTHEFFRLLSLCHTVMSEEKSEGELVYKAQSPDEGALVTAARNFGFVFRSRTPGTITTSETGRTVTYALLAILDFNNIRKRMSVIVRNPEGRIRLYCKGADTVLLERLHPSSQNLINITSDHLNEFAADGLRTLAVAYRDLSESEWASWSESLRCAEKASSCRDDLVSAAYEQIEQDMMLLGATAIEDKLQDGVPETIAVLSLANIKIWVLTGDKQETAVNIGYSSKMLTDDMSEVFVINGQTVQGVRQELRRAREMMIELSKTKECGDAEMMDAWKQTENNGCTEGPERLGTEGDCDRRQKESPLPLTILDSISGEFALVVHGHSLAHALEADMEAEFISTACTCKAVICCRVTPLQKAQVVELIKKHKKAVTLAIGDGANDVSMIKSAHIGVGISGQEGIQAVLASDYSFSQFRFLQRLLLVHGRWSYLRMCRFLCYFFYKNFAFTMVHFWFAFFCGFSAQTVYDQYFITLFNIVYTSLPVLAMGIFDQDVPDQQSVEYPKLYEPGQLNLLFNKREFFICITQGIYTSVVLFFVPYIVLSDATQTTGEPLADYQTFAVTTATALVIVVSVQISLDTGYWTVINHVFVWGSLGSYFAIMFVLHSQTLFRISPSQFNFIGSAQSTLLQPVVWLTIALATAICVVPVLAFRFLKSDLKPQLADAVRSAQLVDSRRKLSGGSDGFFRRPRSLSEGRLGARGGSRRSAYAFAHQEGFGELITSGKNMRLSTLALASFASRHSTSWIDTLRRKKNSCAPSNASGESSPAHSCASVSAPPLSNSSSVLGGSLETPIGEESSPSENTATVSSSLPQTPPVTTADLAAEQLRREPTAAEEADSQGGWKFNRGIAQVLSWTGLTGRPTASNAAEQLSKEAEPTV